GGAAGCCGAACCGGTTGCGGTTGGCCTCGTAGGCGTTCGCGACCGTGGTCAGTGCGCGGTCGGTGGTGAAGCGGTCCGTGAGGAACTGCACCGGGAGTCCGGCCATAACCGGGCGGACGACGTCGGTCGTGGCGGAGACGATGAAGTCGATCATCTGGGCCAGTTCGATGGTCTCGGGGTCGGTGACGGAGTTGATCACTCCCCAGACGGTCCCGGGGTACTCGCGGTGCGCTTCGGTCGCGGGAACCTCGGCGATGATCTTGCCGCCCTCGAACACGGTGATCGTGGTCTCCGTGAGTTCAGCGGTGCGGCGGCCGTCTGCGGTGCGGAAGTTCGAGAGGATCATTGCCCTGCCTCCGTGGTGCGGGTTTCGAGTGGTTCTCGTTGTTCGGGGTGCCATCCCCTTCCAACAAGGACAACATTACCAGTGTTGGGCCGGAAATGGAAGCGGGAAAGGGGGTCTGACCAGGGTTTTTCTCGGATTTCTCGCGGTGCCGCGCGTGCCCTCCGGGCCGGGCCGACCCCCTTCCTTGCCAGCCGCTTTTCAGCACCACGACGGGCCCGTAGACGGCGGACGGCCGGTCACGTAAACCGCCCACCGCTGCCGCTCCCCCAGGGCCGGCCCGCAGCCTGGCGCCGGGGCCGGCCACCGGCGCCGGGGGAGCGCGAGGGGGCGGCGCGAGAGCGCCCCTCGCACCCGGCCCCGGCCGGGTGCCGCACCGTGGCGACGCGCACCGGCCGTGGGCTGCCTCGGCGCGGCCGTCGCCCACGGCGGGGCGGGGCCCGCTCGGGCGCGGCGGCCGCACCCCCGGCGACCGGCCGCCGCCTCCGCCGCGCCGGGGGGAGGGGGTCCCCTCCCCCCGGCTTCGGGTCACCCCTGGGCGGGGGCGGTCTCCAGGGCGGCGCTCACCGGCTGGGCCTGCTCGCGCTGCTGGTCGGCCTCGATCATCTCGGCGCGCTCCGCCTGGTAGGCGGCGTGGGCCGCCTCCTCTGCCACGCGGGCCGCCTCGGCCTCCTCGTCCGCCGGGGCGGTGGTGGCGAGAATCGCGCGAGCGGCGCGGAGGACGGTTTCACTGGCGGCGGCGAGCGTCGCCCGCACCTCCTCGGCGGTCCGGCCTGCCCAATCCGCGATGTACGGGACGGAGGTTAGGGCGGCGTCCAGCCCGGCCGCCCCGGCCACGATGTACGCGACGGATTCGGCCTCACACTCCATGCGGCCCCGGTGCCTGCGGTACTCGTCAAGGTCCGCGACGTGTCCGCACTCGATGTGTCCGACTTCGTGGGCGAGCGTGATCACGCGGTGCGCCTCGGGGTCGTCCTCCTTGATGCCGACTACGCGGGTCCTGGGGTCGGTGTACCCGTCCTCACCGCTGGTGGGCTCCAGGCGGACGGAGTAGCCGTGCACCTTCTCCGCGTGGTGGGTGAGGCGTTCCCACAGTTCGGCCGGGGCCTCGCCGGTCACCTTCACGCCGAGCGCGTAGGCGGCCTCCGGCGTCTCGTCCGGGGTGGTCCCCTCGTCGGGGTCGGTCTGGCTGATGTCGAACACCGGCACGGTCTTGAAGATGACGCGCTTCTGTTCCTGGCCGTTCTCGTCAAGGACGGGGTTACCGTCCTTGTCCTTCTTCTTGACCGTCATGGGGGCGAAGATCCGCAGCCCCTTTTCCCCCTTGCGGACGTGGCGGCCGTGCTCCTT
The sequence above is a segment of the Streptomyces xanthii genome. Coding sequences within it:
- a CDS encoding ArdC-like ssDNA-binding domain-containing protein; translation: MATKTTRRRSTKSAEEREAEVAALHEQLNDAIASLVSADGWKAMLRATVANLGRYSVNNMLLILAQCPHATQVRSFKQWKEHGRHVRKGEKGLRIFAPMTVKKKDKDGNPVLDENGQEQKRVIFKTVPVFDISQTDPDEGTTPDETPEAAYALGVKVTGEAPAELWERLTHHAEKVHGYSVRLEPTSGEDGYTDPRTRVVGIKEDDPEAHRVITLAHEVGHIECGHVADLDEYRRHRGRMECEAESVAYIVAGAAGLDAALTSVPYIADWAGRTAEEVRATLAAASETVLRAARAILATTAPADEEAEAARVAEEAAHAAYQAERAEMIEADQQREQAQPVSAALETAPAQG